One Takifugu rubripes unplaced genomic scaffold, fTakRub1.2, whole genome shotgun sequence DNA segment encodes these proteins:
- the LOC115248474 gene encoding galectin-1-like has translation MSMQLELKDVILRTGDQLKIRGFVLHDADRFHIDLGNDANDLALHFNPRFHDNADGSVLVFNSKTAGCWGEERREIPNPLHRGKEVKIVLKLAGDVFEVEIPDDHEFKFPNAESVDVISYIRIGGDFKLTSFKIC, from the exons ATGAGCATG CAACTTGAATTAAAGGATGTGATTCTGAGAACTGGAGATCAGCTGAAGATTAGGGGGTTTGTTTTGCATGATGCAGacag GTTCCATATTGACCTTGGCAATGATGCAAATGACCTGGCACTCCATTTTAACcctcgtttccatgacaacgctgatggatctgttctggtttttaacTCAAAGACAGCTGGGTGTTGGGGTGAAGAGAGAAGGGAAATACCCAACCCCTTACACAGAGGCAAGGAAGTCAAG attgtgttgaagctggctggagatgtgtttgaagtggaaatTCCCGATGACCATGAATTCAAGTTTCCAAACGCGGAGAGTGTTGATGTCATCAGTTACATCAGGATTGGTGGAGACTTCAAACTGACATCTTTTAAGATCTGCTAA